The following are encoded together in the Gordonia insulae genome:
- a CDS encoding type VII secretion-associated protein, whose translation MTVVVPAARRPTVVDLAYGQLHLTGARTTDVTALLDAVDVPTVTVGGVRRYGHQAWQAVWHDLGLPDHGPDGPLPVVIGYPSTWGRLRSSVLHRATADLPTTVTLVPRAVLIARSHSDGAMQRCAVVETTHRPTLASDPARPHRARWDVARLRRTAAGWQIEATEVIEPDASDVAAVTESIVDDSVEAVFVDGADTAEVTRAVEVVSTHAVAGRVLAVDRELIRRYGGRTGRTESGDPPVAPVVGPAPTAPRRPTGRWIWAAGAIAVAVAVIAGGVGFLQRGGDDAAPERRVTLGRTSVVVPADWRQTELGASDRGGDRADRTVFADHDDGRRILVVQSEVRSDSTLASVATSLGNRIRQRGDDVVTEFSPTTRFMGRDVISYREAPASGTAIRWYVLVDDGLQVSVGCQAGGAGEAVDVQCERAVSSVRIAPE comes from the coding sequence GTGACCGTCGTGGTACCCGCCGCGCGACGACCGACGGTGGTCGACCTCGCCTACGGGCAGCTACACCTGACCGGTGCGCGCACGACCGATGTCACCGCCCTGCTCGATGCCGTCGACGTCCCGACCGTCACGGTCGGTGGTGTGCGTCGCTACGGCCATCAGGCCTGGCAGGCCGTCTGGCACGACCTCGGCCTGCCGGATCACGGCCCGGACGGCCCGCTGCCGGTGGTGATCGGCTATCCGAGTACCTGGGGCCGGCTGCGCTCGTCGGTGCTGCACCGCGCCACCGCGGACCTGCCGACGACGGTGACCCTCGTCCCGCGTGCGGTGCTCATCGCGCGCAGTCACTCCGACGGCGCGATGCAACGCTGCGCCGTGGTCGAGACGACGCACCGGCCGACCCTGGCATCCGACCCCGCCCGGCCGCACCGGGCGCGGTGGGACGTGGCGCGTCTGCGCCGGACCGCGGCCGGGTGGCAGATCGAGGCGACCGAGGTCATCGAACCCGACGCGTCCGACGTCGCCGCAGTGACCGAGTCCATCGTCGACGACTCGGTGGAGGCGGTGTTCGTCGACGGCGCCGACACCGCGGAGGTGACCCGGGCCGTCGAGGTCGTGTCGACGCATGCCGTCGCCGGCCGGGTGCTGGCGGTCGACCGCGAGCTGATCAGGCGCTACGGAGGGCGCACCGGACGTACCGAGTCGGGCGACCCACCGGTGGCGCCCGTGGTCGGCCCGGCCCCCACGGCGCCACGGCGCCCGACCGGCCGGTGGATCTGGGCCGCGGGCGCGATCGCCGTCGCGGTGGCGGTGATCGCCGGGGGAGTCGGGTTCCTGCAACGCGGCGGCGACGACGCGGCCCCGGAGCGGCGGGTGACGCTGGGGCGCACGAGCGTGGTGGTACCCGCGGATTGGCGGCAGACCGAACTGGGTGCGTCCGATCGCGGGGGCGACCGGGCCGACCGCACCGTGTTCGCCGACCACGACGACGGGCGAAGGATCCTGGTGGTCCAGAGCGAGGTCCGGTCCGACTCGACGCTGGCGTCGGTGGCGACCAGCCTGGGCAATCGGATACGGCAGCGCGGCGACGACGTCGTCACCGAGTTCTCGCCGACCACCCGGTTCATGGGTCGCGACGTGATCAGCTACCGGGAGGCGCCGGCCTCGGGTACCGCGATCCGTTGGTACGTCCTCGTCGACGACGGACTGCAGGTTTCGGTCGGCTGTCAGGCCGGCGGTGCGGGCGAGGCGGTGGATGTGCAGTGCGAACGAGCGGTGTCGTCGGTCCGGATCGCGCCGGAATGA
- the eccCa gene encoding type VII secretion protein EccCa, which translates to MVATTEGFVRRPRITPPRTPGGELNIAPPPDVPRVVPGNMLMKLLPVVMVVAVVGMIAMMFATGGRNILANPLFMMFPLMMLMSMFGMFAAGGRGGGKRAAELNEERKDYFRYLGQTRAQVLETVDAQRAALSWSHPDPAALLEIVGTRRMWERRPTDSDFAHVRVGVGSQRLATRLMPPETGPLEDIEPVSMVALRRFVRTHSVVHRLPTSISLRGFPAVNIEGARQETRDLVRSMVVELCAFHGPDHLHIVIITGDPAGEAWDWAKWLPHVGHPTLRDGLGAMRMIYPTLADFENSMATDLLERGRFSRSAPPTPGRSHLVVILDDGYVAGDERLINDAGMEGVTVLDLTAPPDGLAARRGLQLVVRNRKVAARSAFGVEEFADMDSLTIPEVETLARRMARYRLATAAALANLESEATSSDPGLPALLGITDAARFDPAVYWRGRTGRDRLRVPIGYTPGGTPVDLDIKESAHGGMGPHGLCIGATGSGKSEFLRTLVLAMLATHSPTELNLVLVDFKGGATFLGLESAPHVAAIITNLENELPLVDRMKDALSGEMNRRQELLRSAGNFANVTDYERARASGVRLEPLPALFIVVDEFSELLSQKPDFAELFVAIGRLGRSLHIHLLLASQRLEEGKLRGLDSHLSYRIGLKTFSANESRSVLGVPDAYHLPSVPGSAYLKCDSAEPVRFNTSYVSGPYYSPVAADGAIDDGPVYNGPRGRMKVFTALPVPLEDGAASSSVLDQAQALLDEEPPTTPDLPAYDDPAAAAVPTLLDTLVGRMAGHGPPAHEVWLPPLDESSTVDQLVGRRDWTTPGAAGDLRIAIGIVDRPYDQRRDHHRLDLSGAAGNVAVVGGPQSGKSTALRTIIMSAAATHTPEQVQFYCLDFGGGSLASVAGLPHVGSVASRGDMDAVRRTVAEVGAIVRGRELLFARLGIESMRDYRARRQNWFAGGGLDPSDPLAGDRHGDVFLVLDGVGVLRNELDFLEEQINTIVQQGLSYGVHVIVSASRWAEVRPGVKDLIGSRIELKLGDAMDSDMGRRAAALVPHSRPGRGLTPEELHMLIALPRLDGVPSPESLPAGVQHAVDQLAGAYRGREAMAVRKLGVEIAQQEVDELVANAGITLRPNQVAVGVGELELAPVVLDFTSQPHFMLFADVEHGKTTLLRNIVRGLVRNSTSEEVKIVFIDYRRTMLGIIEGDHLGGYASSANKAAPMMVQLAEILSARLPPEDVTPQQLRDRSYYTGADVYLVIDDYDMVAAASGNPLLPLVDLAAHARDIGFHIIVARRSGGLGRAMFDPLIGRLKDLSCDILLMSGDRDEGYITGRVRMQQLVPGRGELISRTRPQEMIQVGYVEPEV; encoded by the coding sequence GTGGTCGCCACAACGGAGGGGTTTGTCCGTCGACCCCGGATCACGCCTCCGCGCACTCCCGGCGGCGAGCTGAACATCGCACCGCCGCCGGATGTGCCGCGGGTGGTCCCGGGCAACATGCTGATGAAGTTGCTGCCGGTGGTGATGGTCGTCGCGGTGGTCGGGATGATCGCGATGATGTTCGCGACCGGTGGCCGAAACATCCTGGCCAATCCGTTGTTCATGATGTTCCCGCTGATGATGCTGATGTCGATGTTCGGCATGTTCGCCGCAGGAGGTCGCGGCGGTGGCAAGCGCGCCGCCGAACTGAACGAGGAACGCAAGGACTACTTCCGCTATCTCGGCCAGACGCGTGCGCAGGTTCTCGAGACCGTCGATGCCCAGCGGGCGGCGTTGTCGTGGAGCCATCCCGATCCGGCCGCGTTGCTCGAGATCGTGGGCACCCGCCGGATGTGGGAGCGCCGTCCGACCGACAGCGATTTCGCCCATGTCCGTGTCGGAGTGGGGTCGCAGCGGCTGGCGACCCGGCTCATGCCGCCGGAGACGGGCCCACTCGAGGACATCGAGCCGGTGTCGATGGTGGCGTTGCGCCGCTTCGTGCGCACCCACTCCGTGGTGCACCGGCTCCCGACGTCGATCTCGCTACGCGGTTTCCCGGCGGTGAACATCGAGGGTGCGCGGCAGGAGACCCGCGATCTCGTGCGGTCGATGGTGGTGGAGCTGTGCGCGTTCCACGGTCCCGACCACCTGCACATCGTCATCATCACCGGTGACCCGGCCGGCGAGGCCTGGGATTGGGCGAAATGGCTTCCGCACGTTGGCCATCCGACACTGCGGGACGGTTTGGGCGCGATGCGGATGATCTATCCGACACTCGCCGACTTCGAGAACTCGATGGCCACCGACCTGCTGGAGCGCGGCCGGTTCAGCCGTTCCGCTCCGCCGACGCCGGGTAGGTCGCATCTGGTGGTCATCCTCGACGACGGCTACGTCGCCGGCGACGAGCGGCTGATCAACGACGCGGGGATGGAAGGGGTGACGGTCCTCGACCTGACCGCACCACCGGACGGACTCGCCGCGCGCCGGGGTCTGCAGCTCGTGGTGCGGAACCGGAAGGTGGCCGCGCGCAGCGCCTTCGGCGTCGAGGAATTCGCCGACATGGACTCGCTGACGATTCCGGAGGTGGAGACGCTGGCCCGACGTATGGCGCGCTACCGGCTCGCCACCGCGGCGGCCCTGGCGAACCTCGAGTCCGAGGCCACCTCGAGCGACCCGGGACTGCCTGCGCTCCTGGGTATCACCGATGCGGCACGGTTCGATCCCGCGGTGTACTGGCGCGGTCGGACCGGCCGCGATCGCCTGCGGGTGCCGATCGGATACACACCCGGCGGCACGCCGGTCGACCTCGACATCAAGGAGAGTGCGCACGGTGGCATGGGCCCGCACGGTCTGTGCATCGGCGCGACCGGCTCGGGCAAGTCCGAGTTCCTGCGCACCCTGGTGCTCGCGATGCTGGCCACCCATTCACCGACCGAGCTGAATCTCGTACTGGTCGACTTCAAGGGCGGTGCGACCTTCCTCGGGCTGGAGTCCGCCCCGCACGTGGCGGCGATCATCACCAACCTCGAGAACGAACTCCCGCTGGTGGACCGCATGAAGGACGCCTTGTCCGGCGAGATGAACCGCCGCCAGGAGCTGCTCCGGTCGGCCGGCAACTTCGCCAATGTCACCGACTACGAACGTGCCAGGGCGTCCGGCGTGCGGCTCGAACCCCTGCCCGCGTTGTTCATCGTCGTCGACGAGTTCTCCGAACTGCTCTCGCAGAAGCCCGATTTCGCCGAGCTGTTCGTCGCGATCGGTCGTCTCGGCCGGTCGTTGCACATCCATCTGTTGCTGGCCTCGCAACGTCTCGAAGAGGGCAAACTCCGCGGGCTGGACAGTCACCTGTCGTATCGGATCGGTCTGAAGACGTTCTCGGCCAACGAATCCCGCTCGGTGCTGGGCGTGCCGGACGCCTACCACCTACCGAGCGTGCCCGGTTCGGCATACCTCAAATGCGACTCGGCCGAACCGGTGCGATTCAACACCTCCTACGTGTCCGGGCCGTACTACTCGCCGGTCGCCGCCGACGGCGCGATCGACGACGGCCCCGTCTACAACGGTCCGCGCGGACGGATGAAGGTGTTCACCGCACTCCCGGTCCCGCTGGAGGACGGTGCCGCGAGTTCGTCGGTGCTCGACCAGGCGCAGGCGCTGCTCGACGAGGAGCCACCGACCACCCCGGACCTGCCCGCCTACGACGACCCGGCCGCGGCGGCGGTGCCCACCCTGCTGGACACCCTCGTGGGTCGCATGGCCGGCCATGGTCCGCCCGCCCACGAGGTGTGGCTGCCGCCGCTCGACGAGTCGTCGACCGTGGATCAGCTCGTCGGGCGCCGGGACTGGACGACCCCCGGCGCGGCGGGCGATCTGCGGATCGCCATCGGCATCGTGGATCGACCGTACGATCAGCGCCGCGACCACCACCGCCTGGACCTGAGTGGGGCGGCGGGCAACGTCGCGGTGGTCGGTGGACCACAGTCGGGCAAATCGACGGCGCTGCGGACGATCATCATGTCCGCCGCGGCCACCCACACGCCCGAGCAGGTGCAGTTCTACTGCCTCGATTTCGGTGGCGGTAGCCTCGCGTCCGTCGCGGGACTGCCGCACGTGGGGTCGGTCGCGTCGCGGGGCGACATGGACGCGGTGCGCCGCACCGTCGCCGAGGTCGGCGCGATCGTGCGCGGTCGGGAACTGTTGTTCGCCCGACTGGGTATCGAATCGATGCGCGACTACCGCGCGCGACGGCAGAACTGGTTCGCCGGCGGTGGGCTCGACCCGTCCGATCCGCTGGCCGGGGACCGGCACGGTGACGTGTTCCTGGTGCTCGACGGCGTCGGTGTCCTGCGCAATGAACTCGACTTCCTGGAAGAACAGATCAACACGATTGTGCAGCAGGGTCTTTCCTACGGCGTGCACGTGATCGTCTCGGCGTCGAGGTGGGCCGAGGTCCGGCCGGGGGTGAAGGACCTGATCGGCAGCCGGATCGAGCTGAAGCTCGGTGATGCGATGGATTCCGACATGGGCCGCCGCGCCGCGGCGTTGGTGCCGCACAGTCGGCCGGGACGCGGACTGACGCCCGAGGAACTGCACATGCTGATCGCGCTGCCGCGCCTCGACGGCGTGCCCTCACCCGAGTCGCTGCCGGCCGGTGTCCAGCACGCCGTGGACCAGCTCGCCGGTGCGTACCGCGGGCGCGAGGCCATGGCGGTGCGCAAACTCGGGGTCGAGATCGCCCAGCAGGAGGTCGACGAACTGGTGGCGAACGCGGGGATCACCCTGCGGCCCAATCAGGTTGCCGTCGGTGTCGGCGAGCTCGAACTCGCGCCCGTGGTACTCGACTTCACCAGCCAACCGCATTTCATGCTGTTCGCCGACGTCGAGCACGGCAAGACGACGCTGTTGCGCAACATCGTGCGCGGACTGGTCCGCAACTCGACGTCCGAAGAGGTGAAGATCGTCTTCATCGACTATCGGCGGACGATGCTCGGCATCATCGAGGGCGACCACCTCGGCGGCTACGCCAGTTCGGCCAACAAGGCGGCGCCGATGATGGTGCAACTGGCCGAGATCCTCAGTGCGCGGCTCCCGCCGGAGGACGTGACGCCCCAGCAGCTACGGGACCGGTCGTACTACACGGGCGCGGACGTGTACCTGGTCATCGACGACTACGACATGGTGGCGGCGGCGTCGGGCAACCCGCTGCTGCCGTTGGTCGATCTGGCCGCCCACGCCCGCGATATCGGGTTCCACATCATCGTGGCGCGCCGCTCGGGTGGCCTCGGACGGGCGATGTTCGACCCGCTGATCGGACGCCTCAAGGACCTGTCCTGCGACATCCTGCTGATGAGCGGCGACCGCGACGAGGGCTACATCACGGGTCGGGTCCGTATGCAGCAGCTCGTGCCGGGGCGCGGTGAGCTCATCTCCCGGACGCGGCCGCAGGAGATGATCCAGGTCGGCTACGTCGAACCCGAGGTGTGA